The Apium graveolens cultivar Ventura chromosome 11, ASM990537v1, whole genome shotgun sequence genome has a window encoding:
- the LOC141698357 gene encoding mRNA cap guanine-N(7) methyltransferase 2 isoform X2: MTQKQSESSHHRLFQLVKTALINIFVSPYATVCDLYCGRVADEDKWDEALIGHYIGIDVDSSEVNEIRQDWENKGKSYTFQFFDLDPSVEKVELGLEDNMADVVCCMQHLQFCFDNEERVRTLLHNVAALLKPGGYFFGITPDSSTIWAKYQKNVEAYHNKSSGMKPSIVPNCIRTENYMITFEVEEEKFPFFGKKYQFKFANDTSAENHCLVHFPSLIRLAREAGLEYVEIQNLTEFYDDNRAQFAGMLLDGGHNLVDSRGRLLARSYDILGLYTTFIFQKPDPDIAPPLMTPLLNDTNQNLDERSKVGNVQWGRTFC, translated from the exons ATGACTCAGAAACAGTCTGAGTCCTCTCACCACCGTTTGTTTCAGCTCGTTAAAACTGCTCTTATCAACATCTTCGTCTCTCCCTACGCTACT GTATGTGATTTGTATTGTGGAAGAGTAGCTGATGAAGACAAGTGGGATGAAGCCCTAATTGGTCATTACATTGGCATCG ACGTGGACTCATCGGAGGTTAACGAAATTCGACAAGACTGGGAGAACAAGGGCAAGAGTTACACTTTTCAGTTCTTCGACCTTGATCCCTCTGTT GAAAAAGTTGAATTAGGCTTGGAGGACAATATGGCAGACGTGGTTTGCTGCATGCAACATCTGCAG TTTTGTTTTGACAATGAGGAGAGAGTCAGAACACTTCTACATAACGTGGCGGCCTTACTAAAGCCAGGAGGTTACTTTTTTGGTATTACTCCTGATTCATCTACTATATG GGCAAAGTACCAGAAAAATGTGGAAGCATACCATAACAAAAGCAGCGGTATGAAGCCCAGTATTGTTCCCAACTGCATCAGAACTGAGAACTACATGATCACTTTCGAAGTCGAGGAGGAAAA GTTTCCTTTTTTTGGGAAAAAGTACCAGTTCAAATTTGCAAATGACACCTCTGCTGAAAACCACTGTTTGGTTCATTTCCCAAGCTTGATAAG GTTGGCCAGGGAAGCAGGTCTGGAGTATGTGGAGATACAGAATCTGACAgagttttatgatgataacag AGCACAATTTGCAGGTATGCTGCTTGATGGTGGTCATAATCTTGTTGATTCTCGGGGAAGACTTCTAGCAAGATCTTATGATATTTTAg GTCTATACACCACATTTATATTCCAAAAGCCCGACCCAGATATTGCCCCTCCACTCATGACCCCGTTGCTGAACGATACAAACCAAAACCTCGATGAG AGGTCCAAAGTGGGGAACGTTCAATGGGGCCGCACTTTTTGCTGA
- the LOC141698357 gene encoding mRNA cap guanine-N(7) methyltransferase 2 isoform X1, giving the protein MTQKQSESSHHRLFQLVKTALINIFVSPYATVCDLYCGRVADEDKWDEALIGHYIGIDVDSSEVNEIRQDWENKGKSYTFQFFDLDPSVEKVELGLEDNMADVVCCMQHLQFCFDNEERVRTLLHNVAALLKPGGYFFGITPDSSTIWAKYQKNVEAYHNKSSGMKPSIVPNCIRTENYMITFEVEEEKFPFFGKKYQFKFANDTSAENHCLVHFPSLIRLAREAGLEYVEIQNLTEFYDDNRAQFAGMLLDGGHNLVDSRGRLLARSYDILGLYTTFIFQKPDPDIAPPLMTPLLNDTNQNLDEAKWQTTIFREEDIYLQPETTVSLGKITEQKGILGPGPPELRFSEAL; this is encoded by the exons ATGACTCAGAAACAGTCTGAGTCCTCTCACCACCGTTTGTTTCAGCTCGTTAAAACTGCTCTTATCAACATCTTCGTCTCTCCCTACGCTACT GTATGTGATTTGTATTGTGGAAGAGTAGCTGATGAAGACAAGTGGGATGAAGCCCTAATTGGTCATTACATTGGCATCG ACGTGGACTCATCGGAGGTTAACGAAATTCGACAAGACTGGGAGAACAAGGGCAAGAGTTACACTTTTCAGTTCTTCGACCTTGATCCCTCTGTT GAAAAAGTTGAATTAGGCTTGGAGGACAATATGGCAGACGTGGTTTGCTGCATGCAACATCTGCAG TTTTGTTTTGACAATGAGGAGAGAGTCAGAACACTTCTACATAACGTGGCGGCCTTACTAAAGCCAGGAGGTTACTTTTTTGGTATTACTCCTGATTCATCTACTATATG GGCAAAGTACCAGAAAAATGTGGAAGCATACCATAACAAAAGCAGCGGTATGAAGCCCAGTATTGTTCCCAACTGCATCAGAACTGAGAACTACATGATCACTTTCGAAGTCGAGGAGGAAAA GTTTCCTTTTTTTGGGAAAAAGTACCAGTTCAAATTTGCAAATGACACCTCTGCTGAAAACCACTGTTTGGTTCATTTCCCAAGCTTGATAAG GTTGGCCAGGGAAGCAGGTCTGGAGTATGTGGAGATACAGAATCTGACAgagttttatgatgataacag AGCACAATTTGCAGGTATGCTGCTTGATGGTGGTCATAATCTTGTTGATTCTCGGGGAAGACTTCTAGCAAGATCTTATGATATTTTAg GTCTATACACCACATTTATATTCCAAAAGCCCGACCCAGATATTGCCCCTCCACTCATGACCCCGTTGCTGAACGATACAAACCAAAACCTCGATGAGGCAA AGTGGCAGACCACTATATTTAGAGAAGAAGATATTTATTTACAACCAGAGACAACAGTTTCACTGGGAAAGATAACCGAACAAAAGGGAATACTAGGTCCTGGCCCTCCAGAATTACGTTTTTCAGAAGCTCTATAA